From the genome of Triticum aestivum cultivar Chinese Spring chromosome 3B, IWGSC CS RefSeq v2.1, whole genome shotgun sequence, one region includes:
- the LOC123066800 gene encoding uncharacterized protein yields MATATNPHLAPPPPDLAIVQVIKDFYRNSRTIKENIILVGYDEKPMDFDNSEMKFLKCSYKVGPNQFNRFIKRGAASSKDWASDYHFVRALAHPAAIQVENYVKSECVIISEVDGSFSKWLNKREPIELFADGTMLPILRNMIIQLASLVESILAKRKYPRGTVAKEEFSMKELYIKLLPDKTPKLQVLILKVENRIPAQVVKTWTTVREIATECFERHNVNPNQGSRDFISCIGILTKNVQALLEGHPDQWDNTKKGGFLMESYAYSQQVSGRINKSELRWPVEDDGRTPWLLSQLILRGREKKVMYDKDFPNDYVKLCRHSYKHFKKLPNNIKASLGGSTDGLIHQIEVWSPRIWHILYVALHKPGSG; encoded by the exons ATGGCGACCGCCACCAACCCTCATCTCGCGCCCCCGCCGCCGGATCTGGCAATAG TTCAAGTCATTAAGGATTTTTATCGCAATTCGAGGACAATCAAAGAGAACATTATATTGGTAGGCTATGATGAGAAGCCTATGGATTTCGACAACAGTGAAATGAAGTTCCTCAAGTGCTCGTACAAAGTTGGCCCCAATCAATTCAACAGGTTTATCAAGAGGGGTGCTGCAAGTTCCAAGGATTGGGCTTCAGACTACCATTTTGTCAGAGCTTTGGCGCATCCTGCTGCTATCCAAGTTGAAAATTACGTCAAATCAGAGTGTGTGATCATCTCTGAAGTGGATGGGTCCTTCAGCAAATGGTTGAACAAGAGGGAACCCATAGAACTGTTCGCTGATGGCACCATGCTGCCCATCCTCAGAAATATGATCAT CCAACTTGCAAGTCTGGTGGAAAGTATTCTTGCTAAGCGCAAGTATCCCCGAGGTACCGTTGCAAAGGAAGAATTCTCAATGAAAGAGCTCTACATCAAGCTGCTTCCTGATAAGACACCTAAGCTGCAGGTGTTGATACTTAAGG TTGAAAACAGGATTCCAGCTCAGGTGGTGAAGACTTGGACAACTGTAAGGGAGATTGCTACAGAGTGCTTTGAACGCCATAATGTCAATCCAAACCAGGGAAGTAGAGACTTCATCTCTTGTATTGGGATTCTGACAAAAAATGTCCAAGCTCTTTTGGAGGGCCACCCGGACCAGTGGGACAATACGAAGAAAGGTGGGTTTCTCATGGAATCCTACGCGTACTCCCAGCAAGTGTCTGGTAGGATCAACAAGTCTGAATTGAGGTGGCCTGTGGAAGATGATGGAAGAACTCCGTGGTTGCTGTCGCAGTTAATTCTTCGGGGTCGAGAGAAGAAGGTGATGTATGACAAGGACTTTCCGAATGACTATGTGAAACTATGCAGGCACAGCTACAAGCACTTCAAAAAATTGCCAAACAATATTAAG GCTAGTCTTGGAGGGAGTACAGATGGACTGATACATCAGATTGAAGTTTGGTCGCCTCGTATCTGGCACATCTTATATGTGGCACTTCACAAGCCCGGATCAGGATAG